In a single window of the Prochlorococcus marinus CUG1415 genome:
- a CDS encoding SDR family NAD(P)-dependent oxidoreductase: MESLKFVSSEEFSEFSCDKNPIHLENNKEGLYKDKIQFGANIILSLFEKIINKDTKISSVECTFKDKVPHDSELVINKFNNFISLTLDKVEMVSINFEVKHIDYSFIHSKNKNFDFDKSLERLTSDQILKLQNIPKEYYYNLDIAKSKLLFPKLTISNFNLIKDICFFSFLVGMKIPGERSLLSSIKYKSDSNKISDKYIVLLNKYREIASFGELKISSVHSESKVNFFLRPSINKDKEASEKFIKHSNFNKYKGLKLKAIVIGASQGIGLDLSTRLSSYGLNVTATYRTCNQQLREREKILNSQNQNFKIIQYESFKRSSIRFNHFDIIVDCTTPEIMRGKKNKIDLNLFNDFSKKYIRHLILITNKIKGFKKRFLIIIPSSTAIEDIPLGMVEYAASKSALEIIVNGLMKIYKNIVILTPRLGRVKTKQTISIIQKGISSEKAAEQITKLIIEKISKKFFTNN, from the coding sequence ATGGAGTCATTAAAATTTGTTAGCTCTGAAGAATTTAGCGAATTTAGTTGTGACAAAAATCCAATTCATCTAGAAAATAATAAGGAAGGTCTTTATAAAGATAAAATACAATTTGGAGCAAATATTATACTTTCTTTGTTTGAAAAAATCATAAATAAGGATACCAAAATATCTTCAGTAGAATGTACATTTAAAGATAAAGTGCCGCATGATTCAGAATTAGTAATAAACAAATTTAATAATTTCATTTCTCTAACTTTAGATAAGGTTGAAATGGTTTCTATAAATTTTGAAGTTAAGCATATAGATTATAGTTTTATTCATTCAAAGAACAAAAACTTTGATTTTGATAAAAGTCTTGAAAGATTAACTAGTGATCAGATTTTAAAATTACAAAATATTCCAAAAGAATATTATTACAATTTAGATATTGCAAAATCTAAGCTATTATTCCCAAAATTAACAATTTCAAATTTTAATCTTATAAAAGATATTTGTTTTTTTTCCTTTCTTGTAGGAATGAAGATACCTGGAGAAAGATCACTTTTATCAAGTATTAAATACAAGTCGGATTCAAATAAAATTAGTGATAAATATATAGTTTTACTCAATAAATATAGAGAAATTGCATCCTTTGGAGAATTAAAAATAAGTTCTGTTCATTCAGAATCCAAAGTCAATTTTTTTTTAAGACCTTCAATTAATAAAGATAAAGAGGCTTCAGAAAAATTTATAAAACATTCAAATTTTAATAAATATAAAGGATTAAAATTGAAAGCTATTGTAATTGGTGCGAGCCAAGGAATTGGCCTCGATTTATCAACAAGACTTTCTAGTTATGGTTTAAATGTGACTGCAACCTATAGGACTTGCAATCAGCAATTAAGAGAAAGAGAAAAAATTCTCAACTCACAAAATCAGAATTTTAAAATTATCCAATATGAATCATTTAAGAGATCTTCAATTAGGTTCAATCATTTTGACATTATTGTAGATTGTACAACACCTGAAATAATGAGAGGTAAAAAAAACAAAATCGATTTAAATTTATTTAATGACTTTTCTAAAAAATATATTAGACATCTAATTTTAATTACAAACAAAATAAAAGGCTTTAAAAAAAGATTTTTAATTATTATTCCATCATCAACTGCAATTGAAGATATTCCCTTAGGAATGGTTGAGTATGCTGCCTCCAAGTCTGCTTTAGAAATTATTGTTAATGGATTAATGAAGATTTATAAAAATATTGTAATCCTTACTCCAAGATTGGGAAGAGTTAAGACAAAACAAACAATTTCCATAATACAAAAAGGGATTAGCAGTGAAAAAGCTGCTGAGCAAATTACGAAACTAATAATAGAGAAAATCTCCAAAAAATTTTTCACCAACAATTAA
- the lexA gene encoding transcriptional repressor LexA — protein MANLSEENLTYAQSELYEWIKKYIKEFQHSPSIRQMMGAMGLKSPAPIQSRLKHLQEKGLISWQEGKARTLQLAGEVFDGVPVLGSIAAGGLIESFSETNEKLDVTELFQNKDLFALTVNGDSMIDACIAHGDMVLMEPVKDCFGLKNGDIISAYVPGLGSTLKYFVKRKNKIFLEAANPSYEPIEVNPERLNIQGKLVAVWRKI, from the coding sequence ATGGCTAACTTGTCTGAAGAAAATCTTACTTATGCTCAGAGTGAGCTATATGAATGGATTAAAAAATATATCAAAGAATTCCAGCATAGTCCATCAATTAGGCAAATGATGGGAGCTATGGGTTTAAAATCACCTGCCCCTATTCAAAGTCGCCTGAAGCACTTGCAAGAAAAAGGTCTTATAAGTTGGCAGGAGGGTAAAGCTAGGACTCTTCAATTAGCAGGTGAAGTATTTGATGGAGTACCTGTTTTGGGCTCTATAGCGGCTGGAGGTTTAATAGAGAGTTTTTCTGAAACAAATGAAAAGTTAGATGTTACTGAGCTTTTTCAAAATAAGGATTTATTTGCTTTGACAGTGAATGGAGATTCTATGATAGATGCTTGTATTGCTCATGGTGATATGGTCCTAATGGAACCAGTTAAAGATTGCTTTGGCTTGAAAAATGGAGATATAATTTCTGCATATGTTCCTGGCTTAGGTTCAACATTAAAATATTTTGTGAAAAGAAAAAATAAAATATTTTTAGAGGCTGCTAATCCATCATATGAGCCTATTGAAGTTAATCCTGAGAGATTAAATATACAAGGTAAACTTGTTGCAGTTTGGAGAAAAATTTAA
- a CDS encoding class I SAM-dependent methyltransferase, translating into MNNREFIHKNVNNLYEEVPYPLWDHKKRVSKLPNEILRYKYLNLENVLENANVLDVGCGTGNRSILAAKHFKVKKLYGFDACTKSLEIASKVAKEENYDNFIPIHGDLFNLPFEDNFFDVVISWGVLHHTYNPKLGLKEMHRVCKYDGYIGFFVYNSFADWRHNLQRKDVLTNGGNTISEKLNYALKHYGKTNKYKRFKKIEDLSQELLTEFRDEFIHPHKSDHTIDEILDWQNELAIEFTGSFPPLRFRDTISWIKDRYNMRFKYPISKSKLVNVVGFIASLFPRRKVSYKLPSKLHILLWHIFYFLQGADGSFSHGPVIAGKKVKN; encoded by the coding sequence ATGAATAATCGTGAATTTATACATAAAAATGTAAATAATTTATACGAAGAAGTTCCATATCCGCTGTGGGATCATAAAAAAAGAGTTTCGAAATTACCTAACGAGATTTTACGTTATAAATATCTGAATTTAGAAAATGTGCTTGAAAATGCTAATGTTCTAGATGTAGGTTGTGGTACAGGCAATAGGTCAATACTAGCAGCTAAACATTTTAAAGTTAAAAAATTATATGGCTTTGATGCTTGTACGAAATCTTTAGAAATTGCATCAAAAGTAGCTAAAGAGGAAAATTATGATAATTTTATTCCTATACATGGAGATTTATTTAATCTCCCTTTTGAAGATAATTTTTTTGATGTTGTAATTTCTTGGGGTGTACTACACCATACTTACAACCCTAAGTTAGGACTTAAAGAAATGCATAGGGTATGCAAATATGATGGTTATATAGGATTTTTTGTTTACAATTCTTTCGCTGATTGGAGACATAATCTTCAGAGAAAGGATGTTTTAACTAATGGTGGTAATACAATAAGTGAAAAATTAAATTATGCACTTAAGCATTATGGAAAAACTAATAAATACAAAAGGTTTAAGAAAATTGAAGATTTAAGTCAAGAACTTTTAACAGAATTTAGGGATGAATTTATTCACCCTCATAAGTCAGATCACACTATTGATGAAATTTTGGATTGGCAAAATGAATTAGCTATTGAATTTACTGGTTCTTTCCCTCCATTGAGATTTAGAGATACTATTTCTTGGATAAAAGATAGGTATAATATGAGATTTAAATACCCTATCAGTAAATCTAAGTTAGTAAATGTTGTTGGATTTATTGCTAGTTTATTTCCTAGAAGAAAAGTTTCTTATAAATTACCAAGTAAATTACATATTCTTTTATGGCATATATTTTATTTTTTACAGGGAGCTGATGGATCTTTTTCTCATGGACCTGTAATTGCTGGCAAAAAAGTTAAAAATTAA
- the argF gene encoding ornithine carbamoyltransferase, translating into MIKPNKLTNNNFLSSLDVSSEEFIHILDIAKNFKNKNLKVELENKVLGLIFDKSSTRTRVSFQVAMSRLGGTTIDLNPSTSQIGRGEPIKDTARVLSRYCDVLAIRTFDQSILEEYAKWSTKPIINALTDLEHPCQTLADFLTIQEEFGDLKDVVITYIGDGNNVANSLILSAALFDIEIRVACAKDYEPNPSVINKANSLYKKKEVKITHNPFEACSGTDVIYTDVWSSMGEENLKINKDKDFKDFTVDKNFINNANQKAIIMHCLPAYRGKEITDEAFESKNNRIFEQAENRMHVQQALLACLLS; encoded by the coding sequence ATGATAAAACCAAACAAGCTTACCAATAACAATTTTTTATCAAGCTTGGATGTATCATCTGAAGAATTTATTCATATTTTAGATATAGCAAAGAATTTTAAAAATAAAAATCTTAAAGTTGAACTAGAGAATAAAGTTTTGGGCTTAATTTTTGATAAATCTTCTACTCGTACTAGAGTTAGTTTTCAAGTAGCCATGTCAAGACTTGGGGGAACTACTATTGACCTTAATCCTTCAACTTCACAAATAGGAAGGGGAGAACCAATCAAGGATACAGCAAGAGTTCTCAGTAGATATTGTGATGTTTTGGCAATAAGAACTTTTGATCAGTCAATTTTGGAGGAATATGCAAAATGGTCTACGAAACCCATAATTAATGCGCTAACCGATTTGGAACATCCATGTCAAACTCTTGCTGATTTTCTAACTATTCAAGAGGAATTTGGTGATTTGAAAGACGTTGTAATTACTTACATTGGCGATGGTAATAATGTTGCTAATTCTCTAATTTTAAGTGCTGCTTTATTTGATATTGAAATAAGGGTTGCGTGTGCAAAAGATTATGAGCCTAATCCTTCAGTAATCAATAAAGCAAATAGCTTATATAAAAAGAAAGAGGTAAAGATAACTCATAACCCTTTTGAGGCATGTAGTGGTACTGATGTAATTTATACTGATGTTTGGTCATCTATGGGAGAAGAGAATTTAAAAATAAATAAAGACAAAGACTTCAAAGACTTTACTGTGGATAAAAATTTTATTAATAATGCTAATCAGAAAGCAATTATTATGCATTGTTTGCCAGCCTATAGGGGCAAAGAGATAACTGATGAGGCTTTTGAAAGTAAGAATAATAGGATTTTTGAACAAGCTGAAAATAGGATGCATGTTCAACAAGCTTTACTAGCCTGCTTGCTTTCTTAA
- a CDS encoding carbamoyltransferase family protein, translating to MEKKYILGISCYYHDSAAALIFDGEIISAVQEERFTRKKHDSSFPENAIKYCLNSNNLDLRDIENIVYYEKPLLTFERLLETYIAVAPRGGRSFISAMNVWLKEKLFLKSELKKGLKRIQNEILHSNQTYIPEILYSEHHQSHAAAAFYPSPFKEAVILCMDAVGEWATTSAWIGSNNKIKPLWEISFPHSLGLLYSAFTYYCGFKVNSGEYKLMGLAPYGNPIYAKQIESKLIDIRKDGTFKLNMDYFKFHRGFRMTSKKFHKLFGSPPRKPDEELRQFHMDLAASIQLLTEEILIKIAYSLRKETGINKICLSGGVALNCVANGKLLDKKIFEDIWIQPASGDAGSALGAAFIGWHENLNKPRKVDLNDSMKGTYLGCNFSNEEINHYLKKVNAHFEIFEDDELFEKLALLLDDGKVIGWFNGPMEFGPRSLGGRSIIGDPRSQKMQSLMNLKIKYRESFRPFAPSVLEEDLTSNFEMKTKSPYMLFVSSVKKELCIEMNNDQKNLFGIEKLNIPRSSLPAITHVDYSARIQTVSKRTNPRYHRLITAFKKLTNCSVIVNTSFNVRGEPIVCTPQDAYRCFMRTEMDVLVLQNHILHKKNQPKTEKDETWKQTFELD from the coding sequence ATGGAGAAAAAATATATCCTAGGGATTTCATGTTACTACCATGATAGTGCGGCAGCATTAATTTTTGACGGTGAAATAATTAGTGCAGTTCAAGAAGAAAGATTTACTAGAAAAAAGCATGATTCTAGTTTTCCAGAAAATGCAATTAAATACTGTTTAAATTCAAATAATTTAGACTTGAGAGACATTGAGAATATCGTATATTACGAAAAACCATTATTAACATTTGAGAGACTTTTAGAAACTTATATTGCTGTTGCACCTAGGGGTGGGAGATCTTTTATATCAGCGATGAATGTATGGTTAAAAGAAAAACTATTCTTAAAATCAGAATTAAAAAAAGGTTTGAAAAGAATTCAAAATGAAATTTTACATAGCAATCAAACATATATTCCAGAAATACTTTATTCAGAGCATCATCAATCACATGCTGCCGCTGCATTCTATCCCAGTCCTTTTAAAGAAGCAGTAATACTTTGTATGGATGCAGTTGGAGAGTGGGCAACAACCTCTGCCTGGATTGGCTCAAATAATAAAATAAAGCCACTTTGGGAAATAAGTTTCCCCCATTCCTTAGGACTTTTATACTCTGCATTCACTTATTATTGCGGATTTAAGGTTAATTCTGGTGAATATAAATTAATGGGATTAGCTCCTTATGGAAACCCTATATATGCGAAACAAATAGAGTCAAAATTAATTGATATTAGAAAAGATGGCACATTTAAATTAAATATGGATTACTTTAAATTTCATAGAGGGTTTCGAATGACGAGTAAAAAGTTTCACAAACTTTTTGGATCACCACCTCGCAAGCCTGATGAAGAATTGAGACAATTTCATATGGATTTGGCTGCATCTATTCAGTTATTAACAGAAGAAATACTAATTAAAATTGCTTATTCCTTAAGAAAAGAAACTGGAATAAACAAGATATGTCTTTCTGGAGGAGTTGCTTTAAACTGTGTTGCAAATGGTAAATTACTCGATAAAAAAATATTTGAGGATATTTGGATTCAACCTGCAAGTGGTGATGCTGGTTCCGCTTTAGGAGCTGCATTTATAGGTTGGCATGAGAATTTAAATAAACCAAGGAAAGTTGATCTAAATGATTCTATGAAAGGTACTTACCTAGGTTGTAATTTTTCTAATGAAGAAATTAATCATTATTTAAAAAAAGTAAATGCGCATTTTGAAATTTTTGAAGATGATGAACTATTTGAAAAGCTTGCTTTATTACTTGATGATGGCAAAGTTATTGGCTGGTTTAATGGACCAATGGAATTTGGACCAAGATCTCTTGGAGGAAGATCAATTATTGGAGACCCTAGGAGTCAAAAGATGCAAAGTTTGATGAATCTAAAAATCAAATACCGAGAAAGTTTTAGACCATTTGCTCCTTCAGTACTTGAAGAGGATCTTACTAGTAATTTTGAAATGAAAACTAAAAGTCCTTATATGCTGTTCGTTTCATCAGTAAAAAAAGAACTTTGCATTGAGATGAATAATGATCAAAAAAATCTTTTTGGTATTGAGAAGTTAAATATTCCTAGATCTTCATTACCTGCAATTACGCACGTTGATTACTCTGCGAGAATTCAAACGGTAAGTAAAAGAACTAATCCTCGTTATCACAGACTTATAACGGCTTTTAAAAAATTAACTAATTGTTCAGTAATAGTTAATACATCATTTAACGTTAGAGGAGAACCTATTGTTTGTACTCCTCAGGATGCTTATCGCTGCTTTATGAGAACAGAAATGGATGTATTAGTTCTACAAAATCATATACTTCACAAGAAGAATCAACCAAAAACTGAAAAAGATGAAACTTGGAAACAGACTTTTGAACTAGATTGA
- a CDS encoding class I SAM-dependent methyltransferase — MKGIVFKEDEFIPLVKEENILKRIINLTLEEFPSHKKSLIKNINSHSPEDFKILKKLLNNISLLISDEIDDYIKSYKWFCQEILKDQICFLKTNKYRRTNFNDVYKDIYDNQSYMKKYIRGLLLSQILWNNHSKSFINYTRFIESQKTNYRLLEIGPGHGLYLAAALENKNCKHVSGWDISGESINQTNSSIQKIKIADKVSLEQINILDDIEKIHIGRYRIIVMVEVLECIDNTNKVLKNIKYLLENNGILYLNFPINSPAPDNILHLKNISEVENILKNQGFSILSTASYPANGYDLNQAIKMKSTISCVVIAKK; from the coding sequence ATGAAAGGCATTGTTTTTAAAGAGGATGAATTTATCCCTTTGGTCAAAGAAGAAAATATTCTAAAAAGGATAATTAATTTGACATTGGAGGAATTTCCTTCGCATAAAAAAAGTTTAATTAAGAATATTAATTCACATTCACCAGAAGATTTTAAGATCCTAAAAAAACTTTTGAATAATATTAGTCTTTTAATAAGCGATGAAATTGATGATTATATAAAAAGTTATAAATGGTTCTGCCAAGAAATATTAAAAGATCAAATATGTTTTTTAAAAACCAATAAATATAGGAGAACAAACTTTAATGATGTATACAAAGATATTTATGATAATCAGAGTTATATGAAAAAATATATAAGAGGTCTTTTGCTATCTCAAATATTATGGAATAACCATTCTAAATCATTTATAAATTACACAAGATTCATAGAAAGTCAGAAAACTAATTATAGATTATTAGAAATAGGTCCAGGCCATGGTCTTTATTTAGCAGCTGCTTTAGAGAATAAAAATTGCAAACATGTTTCTGGATGGGATATAAGTGGGGAAAGCATTAATCAAACTAATTCTTCAATACAGAAAATTAAAATAGCAGATAAAGTTTCTCTAGAACAGATAAACATATTAGATGATATAGAAAAAATCCATATTGGAAGGTATAGAATAATCGTAATGGTAGAAGTATTAGAGTGCATTGATAATACAAATAAAGTTCTTAAGAATATAAAGTACTTACTTGAAAATAATGGTATTCTTTATCTAAATTTCCCGATTAATAGTCCAGCTCCAGATAATATTCTGCATCTAAAAAACATTTCAGAAGTTGAAAATATTCTTAAAAATCAAGGCTTTTCAATCTTATCTACTGCCAGTTATCCAGCTAATGGATATGACTTGAATCAAGCTATCAAAATGAAATCAACTATTTCTTGCGTTGTAATTGCAAAAAAGTAA
- a CDS encoding SxtJ family membrane protein, with protein sequence MMNNNISKKILREFGFLMSFAFPILIGWLLPYLYGHSFRTWTLLISFPLLIFSIAAPSLLSYPYKAWMKLGYFLGWFNSRIILGIVFILVLQPIALIMRISGHDPLRRKKTDQKSYREITTNKKINLNKIF encoded by the coding sequence ATGATGAATAACAATATATCAAAAAAAATATTAAGAGAATTTGGATTTCTTATGAGTTTTGCCTTCCCAATTTTAATTGGATGGCTTTTACCTTATCTTTATGGTCATTCTTTTAGAACGTGGACCTTATTGATTAGTTTTCCCTTACTAATTTTTTCTATAGCTGCCCCAAGTCTACTCTCATATCCATATAAGGCTTGGATGAAACTAGGATACTTTCTAGGATGGTTTAATAGTCGTATAATACTTGGGATAGTTTTTATTTTAGTTCTACAACCTATTGCATTAATAATGCGAATTTCTGGTCATGATCCACTTAGAAGGAAAAAAACTGATCAAAAATCTTATAGAGAAATAACTACTAACAAAAAAATTAATTTAAACAAGATTTTTTAA
- a CDS encoding glucosamine inositolphosphorylceramide transferase family protein: protein MNRKKVGIIINSNNISDELNDFLNESKYSKYYKVEYIIFNKYYVLNKNLLRNLRFLLTKKCSNNFFKILNIFSFDIIITLEKILFKLLRLLKSRKFIDFNRNNFKIKKLSFFPIFNADSGLTYNEKEIIKFKKLRIDILIYEGDLNIPNSLISLCKFGLVNLNYFSEKYKFNKYSTFLSIINKDSTTDFSINIISSNSLQSKIIIDGKISTNWLYSLNIKKLKAKAYAFLNLKIEAIINDHIHKKTEEEDINNRDVIIYKNQFINNFDLYYPNIFLVIKYIFNCISKIFPSKYIWAVGYQFSEDFINVDLGKSRLIKNPKGRWLADPFVYFKNNIHYCFVEDLNLNTKKGAISVFELNKKNHKELGIALSEDFHLSYPFLFEAYDSLYMCPATPDAKEIRLYKCMDFPLKWKLEKILISNIHAVDTNIFYFKNKWWILTNLSSSKIGDNNSELHIFYSENLFTNEWKKHPKNPVIFNPNHARNGGLIINNDQIYRVYQKHKFNEYGFASGLAKIINISENTYEEKKINQFLPTFFKDIKGTHTLNFKDNCIVFDIKLK, encoded by the coding sequence ATGAATAGAAAAAAAGTAGGGATAATAATAAATTCAAATAATATATCTGATGAATTAAATGACTTTCTAAATGAATCAAAATATTCAAAATATTATAAAGTTGAATACATTATATTTAATAAATATTATGTACTAAATAAAAATTTATTAAGAAATTTAAGATTTCTACTTACTAAAAAATGTAGTAATAATTTTTTCAAAATATTAAATATATTTTCATTTGATATCATTATTACCTTAGAAAAAATTCTTTTTAAACTTTTACGTTTACTAAAGAGTAGAAAATTTATTGATTTTAATAGAAATAATTTTAAGATAAAGAAATTGTCTTTTTTCCCAATCTTTAATGCAGACTCTGGATTAACTTACAATGAAAAAGAAATAATTAAGTTTAAAAAACTAAGAATTGATATTCTCATTTATGAAGGTGATTTAAATATACCAAATAGTTTGATTTCCTTATGTAAGTTTGGTTTGGTTAATCTAAATTATTTTTCCGAAAAATATAAATTTAATAAATATTCTACATTTTTATCAATAATAAACAAAGATTCTACGACCGATTTTAGTATCAATATAATAAGTTCTAATTCCCTTCAATCTAAGATAATTATAGATGGTAAAATATCTACGAATTGGCTATATTCGTTAAATATAAAGAAACTAAAAGCTAAAGCTTATGCTTTTTTAAATTTAAAAATAGAAGCAATTATTAATGATCATATTCATAAAAAAACTGAAGAAGAAGATATAAATAACCGTGATGTCATAATCTATAAAAATCAATTTATCAATAATTTTGATTTATATTATCCAAATATTTTTTTAGTAATTAAATATATTTTTAATTGTATATCAAAAATATTTCCTAGTAAATATATTTGGGCAGTCGGATATCAGTTTTCAGAAGACTTCATAAATGTTGATCTTGGCAAAAGCAGATTAATAAAAAATCCTAAAGGAAGGTGGTTAGCTGATCCTTTCGTATATTTTAAAAATAATATTCATTATTGTTTTGTAGAGGATCTTAATTTAAATACGAAAAAAGGAGCTATTTCCGTATTTGAGCTTAATAAAAAAAATCATAAAGAGTTAGGTATTGCGCTAAGTGAGGATTTCCATCTCTCTTATCCTTTCTTATTTGAAGCCTATGATAGTTTATATATGTGCCCAGCAACTCCTGATGCAAAAGAAATTAGATTATATAAATGTATGGATTTTCCTCTTAAATGGAAATTAGAAAAAATATTGATAAGTAACATTCATGCAGTTGATACCAACATTTTTTACTTTAAAAATAAATGGTGGATACTAACCAATTTAAGCTCCTCAAAAATAGGAGACAATAATAGTGAATTGCATATATTTTATAGTGAAAATTTATTTACTAATGAATGGAAAAAACATCCTAAAAATCCTGTAATTTTTAATCCAAATCATGCTAGAAATGGAGGTCTAATTATTAATAATGACCAAATTTATCGAGTCTATCAAAAACATAAATTCAATGAATATGGCTTTGCTTCTGGGTTAGCAAAAATAATAAATATTTCAGAGAATACATATGAAGAAAAAAAAATAAATCAGTTTTTACCAACTTTCTTTAAAGACATAAAGGGAACACATACTTTAAATTTTAAAGATAATTGTATAGTATTTGATATTAAATTAAAGTAA
- a CDS encoding HAD-IIIC family phosphatase, with protein sequence MILNVICDSELYLFNKVAKENNILIKDFISYDINLYEYQKIGEGDLIIMLSETFYKIISSNLYSYINSKTKLYEELEKLDMRLKVINENSSNIFLFAVPRHFIYKDNSDEIYPNNSYDGFIDLLNAELFILSNKYSNVIFFKGISQLEQSIDKVYFRFSSIYDKQNSNILIKQIQEFYSINSIKNKKLIIFDLDNTIWKGLVGEDTITGIRMDKSDPVGSVFYQVQNILLKFKNNGFLLAICSKNDEDIALKALFDNPACLLKEEDVVTYRINWNNKSDNIISICSELNISPQDTIFIDDSDYECDEVKKLLNEIEVIKVPKNIYSFPEFLIQKIFLGINRVTEEDKKRTKLYKDRIKRFNLLTKYHNNSHLDWIKSLNINLNIYSIEPSDPNLDRCIQLFNRTNQFNLKGSKYNKKSIFKQLINGDYYYGYLSDNVGAEGIISVIGFQNSNNKIKVIDFILSCRVFGKSIEDAMLLPLLEQSKADEKDVFFDFVSTKQNKSIEKYLSNLTKKAFSLSKKDAIKHFDYINKLPIKVIRNYNPDI encoded by the coding sequence ATGATTTTAAACGTAATCTGTGATTCTGAGTTATATCTTTTTAATAAAGTAGCTAAAGAAAATAACATTTTAATAAAAGATTTTATTTCTTATGATATCAATTTATATGAATATCAAAAAATAGGAGAGGGGGATTTAATAATAATGCTTTCAGAAACTTTTTATAAAATAATTTCTTCTAATCTATATTCTTATATAAATTCCAAGACAAAACTATATGAGGAATTAGAAAAATTAGATATGAGATTGAAAGTAATTAATGAAAATAGCAGTAATATTTTCTTATTTGCTGTCCCGAGACATTTTATATATAAGGATAATTCAGACGAAATATACCCAAATAATTCTTATGATGGATTTATAGATCTACTAAATGCTGAGTTATTCATTTTAAGTAATAAATATAGCAATGTTATTTTTTTTAAGGGCATATCTCAATTAGAACAATCCATTGATAAAGTTTACTTCAGATTTTCAAGTATTTATGACAAACAGAATAGTAATATTCTGATTAAACAAATTCAAGAGTTTTATTCTATAAATTCTATAAAAAATAAAAAACTTATAATTTTTGATTTAGACAATACAATATGGAAAGGATTAGTGGGTGAAGATACCATAACAGGTATTAGGATGGATAAATCCGATCCAGTTGGTAGTGTTTTTTATCAAGTCCAAAATATACTTTTAAAATTTAAAAATAATGGTTTTTTACTCGCAATTTGCAGTAAAAATGATGAAGATATTGCTTTAAAAGCTTTATTTGATAATCCTGCTTGTCTTTTGAAAGAAGAAGATGTGGTTACTTATAGAATAAATTGGAATAATAAAAGTGATAATATAATTTCAATTTGCAGTGAATTAAATATTTCTCCACAAGATACAATTTTTATTGATGATAGCGATTATGAATGTGATGAAGTAAAAAAATTATTAAATGAAATAGAAGTGATCAAAGTTCCAAAGAATATATATTCCTTTCCTGAATTTTTAATTCAAAAGATTTTTTTAGGTATAAACAGAGTTACTGAAGAAGACAAAAAAAGAACAAAACTTTATAAAGATAGAATAAAAAGATTTAATTTACTCACTAAATATCATAATAATTCACACCTTGATTGGATAAAATCATTAAACATAAATTTAAATATATATTCTATAGAACCTAGTGATCCTAACTTAGATAGATGTATTCAATTATTTAATAGAACAAACCAGTTTAATTTAAAAGGCTCAAAATATAATAAAAAAAGTATTTTTAAGCAATTAATAAATGGTGATTATTATTATGGTTACTTATCTGATAATGTAGGGGCCGAAGGCATAATTTCAGTAATAGGTTTTCAGAATTCTAATAATAAAATAAAAGTAATTGACTTTATTCTTAGTTGTAGAGTTTTTGGTAAAAGCATAGAAGATGCAATGTTATTGCCTTTATTAGAGCAATCTAAAGCGGATGAAAAAGATGTTTTTTTTGATTTTGTCTCTACTAAACAAAATAAATCTATTGAAAAGTATCTATCAAATTTAACAAAGAAAGCATTCTCATTAAGTAAGAAAGATGCCATAAAACATTTTGATTACATTAATAAATTACCAATAAAAGTTATTAGAAATTATAATCCTGATATTTAA
- a CDS encoding DUF5989 family protein, with translation MEVFLELIKDIWDFLRVRKKYWLAPLIVTILLLGILVVFSQGSVVAPFIYTIF, from the coding sequence ATGGAAGTATTTTTAGAGCTAATTAAAGACATATGGGATTTCTTAAGAGTAAGAAAAAAGTATTGGTTAGCCCCGCTTATTGTCACTATTTTACTTCTGGGAATTCTAGTTGTTTTTTCTCAAGGCTCTGTTGTTGCTCCCTTTATTTACACTATTTTTTAA